A window of Cloacibacillus sp. An23 genomic DNA:
CTCTTCTATCGACGTCGCGCCGGCATGGTAGGCGAGGGCCGTCGGGGTTTCGCCGTCGAGGACCAGGAAGTCAGCCTGTTTGCCGGCTTCGAGGCTGCCGAGCTTTTTCGCACGGTTCAGCGCGTAGGCGGCGTTGAGCGTCGTCGCGGTGAGCGCCTCTTCGACGGAAAGATCCATGCACATCACGCCGAGGCCGAAGATGAACGGCATTGACTCGCAGAAGCATGAGCCGGGGTTGCAGTCGGTCGCCATTGCGACGGGGACGCCCCAGTCGACCATGTCGCGTCCTCTCGCGTAGGGCTTCTTTAGGCTGTAGGCCGTAGCGGGGAGCAGGACGGCTATTGAGCCGGCCTTGCCCATAGCGCGCAGGTTTTCTTCGGAAGCGGCGAGAAGGTGCTCCGCCGAGCGCGTTGCAAGCTCCGCCGCGAGTCCGGCACCGCCGAGGTCGTTCACCTCGTCCGCGTGTATCTTCGTGTCGAAGCCCATTTCCTTGGCGGCCTTCAGCAGCCTGCGGCTCTGCTCCACAGAGAATACCCCTTCTTCGCAGAATACGTCGCAGAACTCAGCGATGCCCTGCTCCTTGACCTTCGGCAGCATCTGCTTGACGAGCACCTCGTCGACGAACTCGTCGGCGCGCCCCTTGTATTCCTGCGGGACTGCGTGCGCGCCCATGAAGGTCGGCACGACGTCGAGCGGCGTCTCGCGCCCGACGCGCCCTATGACTTCGAGCATTTTCAGCTCGAGGCCGAGCTCGAGGCCGTATCCGCTCTTTATTTCTACCGTCGTCGTACCCTTCGCGAGAGCGGAGAGCGCAAGCT
This region includes:
- the hutI gene encoding imidazolonepropionase — translated: MGTKKLYRNMRLFTPVDGGRPLAGKEQANVKEIKKAAMLVAGGIIEKIGEEDEILKNVCPCEVALEKDFGGACVVPGFVDPHTHMCFAKRREDEFGMRLAGLPYLEILARGGGILSSVNAVKAATEDQLFETTKKLALSALAKGTTTVEIKSGYGLELGLELKMLEVIGRVGRETPLDVVPTFMGAHAVPQEYKGRADEFVDEVLVKQMLPKVKEQGIAEFCDVFCEEGVFSVEQSRRLLKAAKEMGFDTKIHADEVNDLGGAGLAAELATRSAEHLLAASEENLRAMGKAGSIAVLLPATAYSLKKPYARGRDMVDWGVPVAMATDCNPGSCFCESMPFIFGLGVMCMDLSVEEALTATTLNAAYALNRAKKLGSLEAGKQADFLVLDGETPTALAYHAGATSIEEVYKLGERVA